The Amycolatopsis methanolica 239 nucleotide sequence AGCGTCATCCAGAACCGCCAGCTCGTCCGCCCCCAGCCGCAACTCCACCGAGGCCAGCAAATCTGCCAACTGCTCCACGTTCCGGGCACTGGCGATGGGCGCCACAACAGTGGACTGCGCGGCCAGCCAAGCCAGCGCCACCGCGGCCGGGGAAGTCCCGTGCGCGGCCGAGATCTCGTCGAGCGCCTCCAGCACCCGCTCGCCCCGGTGGTCCAGGTACGCCACCGCCCCCTCGGCGCGTGGGCTACCGCTCGCCTCGCGGCTGCGGTATTTGCCGGTCAGGAAGCCGCGCGCCAGGCCGAAGTAGGGCAGCGTCGCCAGGCCCTTCTGGGCCACCAGCGGCGCCAGCTCCTGTTCGTACCCGCGCTCCACCAGGTTGTAGTGCGGCTGCACCGCGACATACCGCGCGAACCCCTCGCGGTCCGAAATGGACAGTGCCTCGGCCAGGCGCGCGGCACTGTAGTTCGACGCCCCCAGGTACCGCACCTTCCCGGCCCGCACCAGCGCGTCGAACGCGCTCAGCGTCTCCTCCAGCGGCACATCCGCCACATCGCGGTGGGCGTAGTACAGGTCCAGATAATCAGTCTGCAACCGGCGCAGCGAATCCTCCGCCGCCTCGCGGATGTTCTTCGCTCACCCCCGGCCGCGCCGCCCAGCTGCCCACCTTCGTCGCGATCACCACGTCATCCCGGCGGCCGCGGCGCTTCAGCCACCTGCCGATGATCGTCTCCGACTCGCCGCCCGAATTGCCCGGGATGCGGGCCATGTACGAGTCCGCCGTGTCGATGAAGTTGCCACCGGCTGCCGCATACGCGTCCAGCACTGCGAAGGACTGCGCCTCGTCGGCCGTCCAGCCGAACACGTTGCCCCCGAGGTTCAGCGGGAACACCCCGAGATCACCGATTTTCGCCATGATCCGAACGTAGCGGAATGCCGGCACCCCTCGCCGTAGTTGGGACGGTCATGGCTATCGAACTCGGCAAGATCGGTATCTGGCGCGGCTGGCACCAGCTGAACGCGGACCTGGCGCGCGAAGCCGATCGCCTCGGCTTCGGCGCGATCTGGATCGGCGGCTCCCCCGACGGGCAACTGACCATCGTCGACGAGCTGCTGGACGCGACCGAGAACATCAAGGTCGCCACGGGCATCGTCAACATGTGGAAGGACGACGCGGCCACGGTCGGCGCGTCCTGGCACCGCATCGAGGCCAAGCACCCCGGCCGCTTCCTGCTCGGCGTCGGCATCGGCCACCCGGAGGCGACGCAGGAGTACCAGAAGCCCTACGACAAGATCGTCGACTACCTCGACGGCCTGGACGAGGCCGGCGTGCCGGTCGCCGCCCGGGCGCTGGCCGCGCTCGGCCCGAAGGTCCTCAAGCTCTCCGCCGAGCGCACCGCGGGCGCGCACCCGTACCTGACCACGCCGGAGCACACCAGGGAGGCCCGCCGCGTTCTCGGCGACGGCGTGCTGCTCGCCCCCGAGCAGAAGATCGTTTTCGAGACCGACCCGGAGAAGGCCCGCGCCGTCGCCCGCCCGACCATCGAGAACCCCTACCTCCACCTCGTCAACTACCGCAGCAACCTGCTCCGCCACGGCTGGACCGAGGCCGACCTCGACAACGGCGGCAGCGACGCGCTGAT carries:
- a CDS encoding LLM class F420-dependent oxidoreductase; translation: MAIELGKIGIWRGWHQLNADLAREADRLGFGAIWIGGSPDGQLTIVDELLDATENIKVATGIVNMWKDDAATVGASWHRIEAKHPGRFLLGVGIGHPEATQEYQKPYDKIVDYLDGLDEAGVPVAARALAALGPKVLKLSAERTAGAHPYLTTPEHTREARRVLGDGVLLAPEQKIVFETDPEKARAVARPTIENPYLHLVNYRSNLLRHGWTEADLDNGGSDALIDALALHGDIASIAAGITAHLDAGADHVCVQVLGDDPLPGYRAISEALLS